The Pogona vitticeps strain Pit_001003342236 chromosome 3, PviZW2.1, whole genome shotgun sequence genome includes a window with the following:
- the SON gene encoding protein SON isoform X2 — MATNIEQIFRSFVLSKFREIQDQQFGGGKVGSQHNGEINSPDQVNPSDDTIPSIGNFQNDPLVQKIEQVLSEVLGTESQCKPDGGENIVRTKSAKRGLSEEVQDEIPRKKSKKDKKHKDKKKKKKRKKEKKDKKYKKQSKEAKLNIQEKECGDLQHVINSEPENSVAVLSSEEDVDMQFMSAVTQSSAWIQEKNAYENVNTAMSNSNDTDSDRNRSDMLKENTASVSIQEHNKVEPVNERELKNGPYQPTNTSVNLLTEDESLNIDDVVGGNTFVIRSGTSSMDQTEVSSVLKATEEVNVPENRPHFQGVEQRNLKTSLESDMLEAKSLNLVTESLNPQSMKQSVSASSEIYLQPSVEASAESKDSVTTLGFLAMVVGKDFEATSEFLNTAKVKASERILKHATEMKNDGIPDSERLVTTQDLQNIQQLDSSTELKDLPSPEAQRGRFEKGFEPISAIKPKLLEEELKRTVESDAQKSRGVASNAETVPGMRKLEDTQVSEIMELKDSEKQPRHLQTIMDEKDVRRTRELQVRNRKDLIASVPDIAVEAKTSDTTSKFEETEMRYLKTRSEHAVQTKNWNTVPEPFSVVAARNIDPAPECEEFVQVSCVEASVETVIEENVITEVDVPESISQFEHVPELKDLESIPETTDIAKPQHLEISKCINVREVENEPVVNLKNLRKGSETSLTVGNLECTSESQYVKDILQSATVAQGKDFQASLELEGEKREKDIDAASDSLHMIFANYSEHSLELYTEPTAQSANLERIPKSLVMMDADIREERHIRESKEVKSVESEINDGMNDLPKNIEFLHRNEKNVGATLESKVMPSGKYSDTLEAVSKEGIMDTVSHFVAGIEQRTPDTHEHVEKNQHDAEATDLHVLSRCQKVSKKGSKSPAENELFAGSKSLLPTSESFQETNILKSRMVPELKTVAAIQELKGTVEFATRMDMSSPEKKLEFKISKSSSPKHFSKFISTIKQVESVAESHAEQNVESLQETNTDIKKINLGSAYDCEIKHMRTSPEFLFSDELNNQQEIQKLEERTEIAGITAAPEFLYDSANDPIIVSESSMSHKVVESEYHPDSLHLENINSENILKPLYSIQVKDSQTLLESKITDAKTLETDSGATFQAGVEIADIQEGELKVPSEVISESHKKNEMLLGLHTISVLQESDEAFRSKAPTLTNLGAHPEILCVFDTENLEIPPQCEELGIVKKSAGTPPSLFAADMVERKSSSSFISVDASEQLNAAKAAETVVTTENSKASTESVDMLEETFEPTCMTNLKDLEASQKYKTHPESLGRKEMNSIYTGSSTSVNGSEILKNEGRQISESVLKAAGKVEEKCSGIDLEPDTELAVKYSESVSESITVSEKEDDDMSMTVFMVDVTDLEASSSCLDTRQTSSLETTIWIETTSTPVCVLQSRNSDGVVDSVPVIETKDLGQAVNSEKELGVKDAVTTAVQLNTLDLESLKSVSAAEVTSGAGILDLKTSPTCLDASDLKCSGTVAKTKALEVIDSEMHLKPENTSEVKFLETTLETECDVERHQYITAPISENLIEKTSKPVSEVVCLSNMEDLKSTSEPKYMETIPRSEKQSQLHLHFEGKCSEITVEHAHISDLRNTSANMDTVSLKGGKSPRPTSEIVSLVDVKSSKANSEVIVELNDKELFLKTGNALQFVHSVESKDIDAANKCKSLQEVRDLQVASASLSEEVQMDFEGRVKTLLALASQELEQNSTSGLLLEEKTSKVTVESSHAVHTNDTEPVPECVNARSIDISEQHSKCMSVTEVKDLEKTTEHVLAEAEISEEPLKSAKEKDLGGIPHVSLDEQSLKTAVKPVCTTSDNLEKTQQVPSMLKDSEIALECVHRTEKDLKTSEKVFLEAKDSEPTVESVQKEKGKDLEVTVEDSLTDQDSESAPKSLDLVKEDEESTLKDKKSEKSTKSKDKSKSGKKAKKSRSKSLSKSKKRKKKSRSRSVSRQVSTRRARSRSKNDSDSKKKHSTSRHKSRSKSADRKEENESSVRSRRRRSRSPDHPKSRSKSVDRRETSVRSRRRRSRSSDHRKSRSRSVDRKESVRRRRRLSQSSDNHRSRSRSVDRRETLVRTRRRRSRSSDHRKSRSQSVDKKETSVRRRRRRSLSSDHCKSRSRSLDRRESSIRTRRRRSRSSDHHKSRSRSADDRRESSVRTRRRRSRSPEIHKSRSRSCERRESALRTRRRRSRSSDNRRSKSKSVDKRETSVRTRRRRSRSSDNRRSKSKSVDKRETSVRTRRRRSRSSDNHRSRSKSLDRRETSIRPRRRLSLSSDRKSRSKSVDKRETPVRTKRRRSRSSDNRKSRSKSVENTESSARSKRRRSKSPDHKSGRKSVEKGEPPVKSRRRRSKSSDCHVSRSKSRSKSSERKKDKVSSDGSRGKHSRYRSKSKSVENTEKTESVEATVHNRSRSPEQHKSKSRSRSKSIDKTGERESSRRSRSKSSKSPETRSHRRRTVSRSRRNRSRSLTRKRVSRSKSDHRSRTRSLTRSPSRSRRWKRTRSRSVSRQRSLSRERRRRSRRNRSRSVDRRRRRSDSRDSYRISLRLRSRSRTPARLRCSRSIGRRRSPSKSPDHRRSRSSSRSPKRLTDLDKAQLLEIAKANAAAMCAKAGVPLPPSLMPVITPEKKEEKVTQKSAKETILELTEKCKKIAQSQEDDVIVNKPHVSDEEEEEHPFINHPFKLNEPKPIFFNLTTPTIKPAAPKNQVTLTKEFPVSSGSQHRKKEADSAYGEWVPVEKNKDEKKDDVFPNPASLEPVDISSALNERTIAQKRLTENTFDLEAMCLLNRAQERIDAWAELNSIPGHFTGSTGAQVLSSEQLSNSGPQAWVKKVFTFSPRIGYSSSSYLCELFLALSESGNL; from the exons ATGGCGACTAACATCGAGCAGATTTTTCGGTCTTTTGTCCTTAGCAAGTTCCGGGAGATCCAGGACCAGCAGTTCGGCGG TGGGAAGGTAGGAAGTCAGCACAATGGTGAAATAAACTCACCTGACCAAGTGAACCCTTCAGATGATACAATTCCATCTATTGGGAATTTTCAGAATGATCCACTGGTGCAGAAAATAGAACAAGTATTATCAGAAGTGTTGGGTACAGAGTCACAATGCAAACCAG ATGGCGGAGAGAATATAGTGAGAACTAAGTCTGCTAAAAGAGGCTTATCTGAAGAAGTGCAAGATGAAATTCCAAGGAAGAAATCTAAGAAGGATAAAAAACACaaagataaaaagaagaagaaaaagagaaagaaggagaaaaaagataaaaaatataaaaagcaatCTAAAGAGGCAAAACTAAATATCCAGGAAAAGGAATGTGGAGACTTGCAGCATGTTATTAATTCAGAACCAGAAAATTCAGTGGCCGTATTGAGCTCAGAAGAAGATGTGGACATGCAGTTTATGTCTGCTGTGACACAGAGCTCTGCATGgattcaagaaaaaaatgcatatgaAAACGTAAACACAGCCATGTCAAATTCAAATGATACAGATTCTGATAGGAACAGATCAgatatgttgaaagaaaataCTGCTTCAGTTAGTATTCAAGAGCACAATAAAGTTGAGCCTGTAAATGAGAGAGAATTGAAAAATGGCCCTTACCAGCCTACCAACACATCAGTGAATTTGCTTACAGAAGATGAGTCTTTAAACATTGATGATGTTGTAGGTGGCAATACTTTTGTGATTAGAAGCGGAACATCTAGTATGGATCAAACTGAAGTTAGTTCAGTATTGAAGGCAACAGAAGAAGTAAACGTTCCTGAGAACAGACCACATTTTCAAGGAGTAGAACAGAGAAATTTGAAAACCAGTCTGGAGTCTGACATGTTGGAGGCCAAGAGCTTGAACTTGGTCACAGAATCTTTAAATCCACAAAGCATGAAACAGTCAGTATCAGCTTCATCAGAAATATATCTTCAACCTTCTGTTGAGGCCTCTGCAGAATCCAAAGATTCAGTGACAACTTTGGGATTTTTGGCTATGGTGGTAGGGAAAGATTTTGAAGCAACTTCAGAATTTTTGAATACAGCAAAGGTAAAAGCTTCTGAAAGAATTCTAAAACATGCTACAGAAATGAAAAACGATGGTATTCCTGATTCTGAAAGACTTGTCACAACACAAGATTTACAAAACATTCAACAACTTGACTCTAGCACAGAGTTGAAAGACTTGCCATCCCCAGAAGCTCAGCGTGGAAGATTTGAAAAAGGTTTTGAACCCATCTCAGCAATAAAACCAAAGCTTCTAGAAGAAGAGTTAAAGAGAACTGTAGAATCAGATGCACAAAAATCCAGGGGTGTAGCTAGTAATGCTGAGACAGTACCAGGGATGAGAAAATTAGAAGACACCCAAGTCTCTGAAATCATGGAGTTGAAAGATTCTGAAAAACAACCAAGACATCTGCAAACAATAATGGATGAAAAAGATGTCAGAAGAACACGAGAACTGCAGGTTAGAAACAGGAAAGATTTAATAGCATCTGTCCCAGATATAGCAGTAGAAGCAAAGACTTCAGATACTACTTCAAAATTTGAAGAGACTGAGATGAGATATTTGAAAACAAGATCAGAACATGCAGTACAAACAAAAAATTGGAATACTGTTCCAGAGCCTTTTTCAGTAGTGGCAGCAAGGAATATAGATCCTGCTCCAGAATGTGAAGAATTTGTGCAAGTGAGTTGTGTGGAAGCATCTGTGGAGACTGTAATAGAGGAGAATGTAATAACTGAGGTGGATGTTCCTGAAAGCATTTCACAGTTTGAACATGTTCCAGAACTTAAAGATTTAGAATCCATTCCAGAAACTACAGATATAGCGAAACCACAACATCTGGAGATTTCAAAATGTATAAATGTAAGAGAAGTAGAAAATGAGCCTGTGGTGAATCTGAAGAATTTGAGGAAAGGTTCAGAAACTTCTCTTACCGTGGGAAATTTGGAATGTACTTCAGAATCACAATATGTGAAAGACATCTTACAATCTGCTACAGTTGCACAGGGAAAAGATTTTCAAGCCAGTCTAGAGTtggaaggggagaaaagagagaaagatattgATGCTGCTTCAGATTCGTTGCATATGATATTTGCAAATTATTCAGAACATAGTCTAGAACTTTATACAGAACCTACAGCTCAGTCGGCAAATTTGGAAAGAATTCCAAAGTCACTTGTCATGATGGATGCAGACATTAGGGAAGAACGGCATATTAGGGAATCCAAAGAAGTAAAAAGTGTAGAATCTGAAATAAATGATGGCATGAATGATTTGCCAAAAAATATAGAATTTTTgcatagaaatgaaaaaaatgtaggAGCAACGTTGGAGTCTAAAGTAATGCCAAGTGGAAAATACTCTGACACTCTCGAAGCTGTGTCTAAGGAAGGGATAATGGACACTGTTTCCCATTTTGTGGCTGGAATAGAGCAGAGAACCCCTGATACTCATGAGCATGTGGAGAAGAATCAGCATGACGCAGAGGCAACAGATTTGCATGTTCTATCAAGATGTCAGAAAGTGTCTAAAAAAGGGTCCAAAAGCCCAGCAGAAAATGAGTTATTTGCTGGAAGCAAAAGTCTATTGCCCACTTCAGAATCTTTTcaagaaacaaatatattaaaatcaaGAATGGTTCCAGAATTAAAGACTGTAGCAGCCATACAAGAGTTAAAGGGAACTGTAGAGTTTGCAACAAGGATGGATATGAGCAGTCCTGAGAAAAAACTGGAGTTCAAGATTTCAAAGTCaagtagtccaaaacatttttcaaagttCATCAGTACTATAAAACAAGTTGAATCAGTTGCAGAATCTCATGCAGAACAAAATGTAGAATCTTTGCAAGAAACAAACACAGACATCAAGAAGATAAACTTAGGATCTGCGTATGATTGTGAGATTAAACATATGAGAACAAGTCCAGAATTTTTGTTTTCAGATGAGTTAAATAATCAGCAAGAAATACAGAAATTGGAAGAAAGGACAGAAATAGCAGGAATTACGGCAGCCCCAGAATTTCTGTATGATTCAGCAAATGACCCAATTATAGTTTCAGAATCTAGTATGAGTCACAAGGTAGTAGAATCAGAGTACCATCCAGATTCTCTGCACCTGGAAAACATCAATTCAGAGAACATCCTAAAACCACTCTACTCAATTCAAGTGAAAGATTCCCAAACACTTTTGGAATCTAAGATCACTGATGCAAAAACCTTGGAAACTGATTCAGGAGCTACTTTTCAAGCAGGTGTAGAAATTGCAGATATTCAAGAAGGTGAATTGAAAGTACCATCAGAAGTTATTTCAGAATCTcacaagaaaaatgaaatgctTCTTGGATTACATACTATATCAGTGTTGCAAGAGTCTGATGAAGCATTTAGGAGTAAAGCACCAACACTTACAAATTTGGGTGCACATCCGGAAATTCTGTGTGTGTTTGATACTGAAAATCTGGAAATACCTCCACAGTGTGAAGAATTGGGAATAGTTAAAAAATCAGCAGGAACCCCACCATCTCTATTTGCAGCAGATATGGTAGAAAGAAAATCATCTTCTTCCTTTATCTCTGTGGATGCCAGTGAACAGTTAAATGCTGCTAAAGCTGCTGAAACAGTTGTGACTActgaaaattcaaaagcatcaactgaATCTGTGGATATGTTGGAAGAAACTTTTGAACCTACTTGCATGACAAATCTGAAAGATTTAGAAGCCAGCCAGAAGTACAAAACACACCCAGAATCTTTGGGCAGAAAGGAGATGAATTCTATTTACACAGGATCTTCAACTAGTGTGAATGGCTCTGAAATACTTAAAAATGAAGGCAGACAGATTTCAGAAAGTGTGCTAAAAGCTGCAGGCAAAGTAGAAGAAAAGTGTTCTGGAATAGATTTAGAACCAGATACAGAATTGGCAGTAAAATATTCTGAATCCGTTTCTGAGTCAATAACAGTCTCAGAGAAAGAGGATGATGACATGTCTATGACTGTGTTCATGGTAGACGTTACAGATTTGGAAGCAAGCTCCAGCTGTTTAGATACAAGACAGACGAGCAGTTTAGAAACAACTATATGGATTGAAACAACTTCCACACCTGTATGTGTATTACAGTCCAGGAATTCAGATGGTGTGGTAGACTCTGTACCTGTCATAGAAACAAAAGATTTAGGACAGGCAGTGAACTCTGAAAAGGAATTGGGAGTAAAAGATGCAGTAACCACTGCTGTGCAGTTAAACACACTAGATTTAGAGTCTTtaaaatctgtctctgcggcAGAAGTAACCAGTGGTGCAGGAATTCTAGACCTAAAAACTAGCCCAACATGTTTAGATGCATCAGATTTGAAATGCTCTGGGACAGTTGCAAAGACAAAAGCATTAGAAGTAATTGACTCTGAGATGCATCTGAAACCAgaaaatacttcagaagtaaaATTTCTTGAAACTACTTTGGAAACTGAGTGTGATGTGGAGAGACATCAGTACATAACTGCACCAATATCTGAAAACCTGATAGAGAAAACTTCAAAACCAGTTTCAGAGGTAGTATGTCTAAGTAATATGGAAGATCTAAAAAGTACTTCAGAACCTAAATATATGGAAACAATACCCCGTTCAGAAAAGCAATCACAATTACATCTGCACTTTGAGGGAAAATGCTCAGAAATCACTGTGGAACATGCACACATCTCAGATTTAAGGAATACCAGTGCCAATATGGATACAGTGTCTCTTAAAGGAGGAAAAAGTCCAAGACCTACTTCTGAAATAGTATCTCTTGTAGATGTCAAAAGTTCAAAAGCAAATTCAGAAGTTATAGTAGAGTTGAATGataaagaattgtttttaaaaactggaaatgcTCTGCAATTTGTGCATTCAGTAGAATCAAAAGATATTGATGCAGCTAATAAGTGTAAGTCTTTGCAGGAGGTAAGAGATCTCCAGGTTGCATCAGCATCATTAAGTGAAGAAGTACAAATGGATTTTGAAGGAAGAGTAAAAACTCTGTTAGCTTTGGCGAGTCAGGAATTAGAACAAAACTCAACTTCTGGACTTTTGTTAGAAGAAAAGACATCTAAAGTGACTGTGGAATCTAGCCATGCTGTGCATACAAATGACACTGAACCTGTTCCTGAATGTGTAAATGCAAGAAGTATAGACATTTcagaacaacattcaaaatgcatGTCTGTAACAGAGGTGAAAGATCTGGAAAAAACTACAGAACATGTATTAGCAGAAGCCGAGATTTCGGAAGAGCCTTTGAaatcagcaaaagaaaaagacttGGGTGGAATTCCACATGTTTCTTTGGATGAGCAAAGTTTAAAAACAGCTGTAAAGCCTGTATGTACAACATCAGATAACCTGGAAAAAACCCAACAGGTACCTTCAATGTTGAAAGATTCAGAAATAGCTTTAGAATGTGTGCACAGGACAGAGAAGGATTTGAAAACAAGTGAAAAAGTATTCTTAGAAGCAAAAGACTCAGAACCAACTGTTGAATCTGTGCAGAAGGAAAAGGGTAAGGACTTGGAAGTGACTGTAGAGGACTCGTTGACGGATCAGGATTCAGAAAGTGCTCCAAAATCTTTGGACCTAGTGAAGGAAGATGAAGAAAGTACTTTGAAAGACAAGAAAAGTGAGAAAAGCACCAAAAGTAAAGATAAAAGTAAGAGTggtaaaaaagcaaagaaaagtaGATCAAAATCCTTGTCCAAGTCAAAAAAACGTAAAAAAAAGTCCAGATCACGGTCTGTCTCTAGACAAGTATCAACAAGAAGAGCACGCTCTAGAAGTAAAAATGATTCTGATTCCAAGAAAAAGCATTCTACCTCTCGTCATAAGTCTAGATCAAAATCTGctgacagaaaagaagaaaatgaatctTCAGTAAGATCTAGACGAAGACGTTCACGGAGTCCTGATCATCCTAAATCCAGATCCAAGTCTGTAGACAGGAGAGAAACTTCTGTAAGGTCAAGGCGGAGGCGGTCCAGATCATCTGATCATCGGAAGTCTAGATCCAGATCTGTTGACAGGAAAGAATCAGttaggagaaggagaaggttaTCACAGTCCTCTGATAATCACAGATCTAGATCCAGATCAGTTGACAGGAGAGAGACTTTGGTAAGAACAAGGCGGAGACGTTCCAGATCTTCTGACCATCGCAAATCCAGATCACAATCAGTTGACAAAAAAGAAACATCAGTGAGGAGAAGGCGAAGGCGATCTCTGTCCTCTGATCATTGTAAATCTAGATCAAGATCTCTTGACAGAAGAGAATCCTCAATTAGAACACGGAGAAGACGGTCCAGATCCTCTGATCATCATAAATCTAGATCCAGATCAGCTGATGACAGAAGAGAATCTTCAGTGAGGACAAGGAGAAGGCGATCCAGGTCCCCTGAAATTCACAAGTCTAGGTCCAGATCTTGTGAAAGAAGGGAGAGTGCCCTGAGGACAAGGCGAAGGAGGTCCAGATCCTCTGATAATCGCAGATCAAAGTCTAAATCTGTGGACAAAAGAGAGACCTCAGTGAGGACAAGGCGAAGGCGATCCAGATCCTCTGATAATCGCAGATCTAAGTCTAAATCTGTGGACAAAAGGGAGACTTCAGTTAGGACAAGGCGCAGGCGGTCGAGATCCTCCGATAATCACAGATCAAGGTCCAAATCTCTTGACAGAAGAGAAACTTCAATAAGGCCAAGGCGAAGACTATCTTTGTCCTCTGATCGCAAATCTAGATCCAAATCTGTTGATAAAAGAGAGACTCCAGTCAGGACAAAAAGGAGGCGTTCCAGGTCTTCTGATAATCGCAAATCTAGGTCCAAATCTGTTGAGAACACAGAAAGTTCAGCAAGGTCAAAAAGAAGACGATCCAAATCCCCTGATCATAAATCTGGAAGAAAATCAGTTGAAAAAGGAGAGCCTCCTGTGAAGTCTAGACGTAGAAGATCTAAGTCATCAGATTGTCATGTATCTAGATCAAAATCCAGATCCAAAtcctctgaaagaaaaaaagacaaagttTCTTCAGATGGGTCACGAGGGAAACACTCCAGATACAGATCAAAGTCCAAATCTGTTGAAAACACTGAGAAAACTGAATCTGTGGAAGCAACTGTGCATAATCGCTCAAGATCTCCTGAGCAACATAAATCCAAATCTAGATCTAGATCCAAATCCATAGATAAAACAGGTGAAAGAGAGAGTTCACGAAGATCGAGGAGCAAAAGCTCTAAGTCCCCAGAAACCAGATCTCATAGACGTAGAACAGTATCACGATCTAGGAGGAATCGCTCTCGATCATTGACACGGAAGAGAGTCTCAAGATCAAAATCTGATCATCGATCCCGAACACGATCCCTGACTCGCTCACCATCACGTTCAAGACGTTGGAAGAGAACTAGATCAAGGTCAGTGTCAAGACAGCGATCTTTATCAAGAGAAAGACGTAGGAGATCTCGGAGAAATCGATCAAGATCTgttgacaggaggaggaggagatctgaTTCAAGAGACAGTTACAGAATATCTCTTAGATTACGTTCCCGAAGCCGAACACCTGCCCGTTTAAGATGCTCTAGGTCCATTGGGAGAAGACGAAGCCCCAGTAAATCACCTGATCATCGAAGATCCAGATCTTCAAGCAGATCACCGAAACGTCTAACTGACTTGG ACAAGGCACAGCTACTTGAAATAGCCAAAGCGAATGCAGCTGCCATGTGTGCGAAGGCTGGTGTTCCTCTACCACCAAGCCTAATGCCTGTTATAActccagaaaagaaggaagagaaggttACACAAAAGTCAGCAAAAGAGACTATATTAGAACTCACAGAg aaatgcaaGAAGATTGCACAAAGCCAAGAAGATGATGTGATTGTGAATAAACCTCATGTGTctgatgaagaggaggaagagcatcCTTTTATTAATCATCCCTTTAAACTCAACGAGCCCAAACCTATTTTTTTCAACTTAACT